A window of the Streptomyces sp. JB150 genome harbors these coding sequences:
- a CDS encoding metalloregulator ArsR/SmtB family transcription factor: MLTSVDNDLIRVLADPLRLRIVTLLARETLCTTHLVEETGARQTNLSNHLKVLREAGVVDTEPCGRFTYYRLRPEVIETLAGRFADLAATARANADTKRACP, encoded by the coding sequence ATGCTGACGTCAGTCGACAATGACCTGATCCGGGTGCTGGCCGACCCGCTCAGGCTCCGGATCGTGACCCTGCTGGCCCGCGAGACGCTGTGCACCACGCACCTGGTGGAGGAGACCGGCGCCAGGCAGACGAACCTGTCCAACCACCTGAAGGTGCTGCGCGAGGCAGGGGTGGTGGACACGGAGCCGTGCGGCCGGTTCACGTACTACCGGCTGAGGCCCGAGGTCATCGAGACGCTCGCCGGCCGGTTCGCCGACCTCGCTGCGACCGCCCGCGCCAACGCCGACACCAAGAGGGCCTGCCCGTGA
- a CDS encoding arsenate reductase ArsC has protein sequence MPSAPLASVLFVCVHNAGRSQMAAGFLSHLAGDRIEVRSAGSLPGDRVNPAAIEAMREVGIDISAAEPKVLTTEAVQASDYVITMGCGDACPVFPGKKYLDWTLEDPAGKGLEAVRPIRDAIRTRIEALVADIDARREA, from the coding sequence ATGCCGTCCGCTCCGCTCGCCTCCGTGCTGTTCGTCTGCGTCCACAACGCCGGCCGCTCGCAGATGGCCGCCGGGTTCCTCTCCCACCTCGCGGGCGACCGGATCGAGGTCCGCTCCGCCGGCTCCCTCCCCGGCGACCGGGTCAACCCGGCGGCTATCGAGGCGATGCGGGAAGTCGGCATCGACATCTCCGCCGCCGAGCCGAAGGTCCTCACCACCGAAGCCGTCCAGGCGTCCGACTACGTCATCACCATGGGCTGCGGCGACGCCTGCCCCGTCTTCCCCGGCAAGAAGTACCTGGACTGGACCCTGGAGGACCCGGCCGGCAAGGGCCTGGAAGCCGTACGCCCGATCCGCGACGCGATCAGGACCCGCATCGAGGCCCTCGTCGCCGACATCGACGCGCGCCGGGAGGCCTGA
- a CDS encoding ArsO family NAD(P)H-dependent flavin-containing monooxygenase yields MTPRVDVVVAGGGQAGLAAGYHLRRQGLDFVVLDADPAPGGAWQHMWDSLRLFSPAAHSSLPGRLMPARPGETYPDAGHVVEYLADYEKRYDLPVQHGIRVEAVRRDGERLLVEADAGTWRARAVVSATGTWSRPFLPAVPGRALFSGRQLHTVDYRRPADFAGQRVLVVGGGNSGAQIAADLALAGDVEVIWATRRPPRFLADDIDGRVLFDVATARRRALDEGRTDTGGVAALGDIVAVPPVRAARDAGLLTARPMFARLTATGVQWADGGRADADAVIWCTGFRPALAHLAPLGLRGPRGRIAISGTRAVAEPRLHLLGYGDWTGPASATLIGAGRPARDAARDIARLLSC; encoded by the coding sequence ATGACGCCCCGCGTGGACGTGGTGGTGGCCGGCGGCGGCCAGGCGGGACTCGCCGCCGGCTACCACCTGCGCCGCCAGGGGCTGGACTTCGTCGTGCTGGACGCCGACCCGGCACCGGGCGGAGCCTGGCAGCACATGTGGGACTCGCTGCGCCTGTTCTCACCGGCCGCCCACTCGTCGCTGCCGGGCCGCCTCATGCCGGCCCGGCCCGGCGAGACCTACCCGGACGCCGGGCACGTCGTGGAGTACCTGGCCGACTACGAGAAGCGCTACGACCTGCCCGTTCAGCACGGCATCCGCGTCGAGGCCGTACGCCGCGACGGCGAACGGCTGCTGGTCGAAGCGGATGCGGGCACCTGGCGGGCCCGCGCGGTCGTCAGTGCGACGGGCACCTGGTCGCGCCCCTTCCTCCCGGCCGTCCCGGGCCGCGCCCTCTTCTCCGGCCGGCAGCTGCACACGGTGGACTACCGCCGTCCCGCCGACTTCGCCGGACAGCGCGTCCTCGTGGTCGGCGGCGGCAACTCCGGCGCGCAGATCGCCGCCGACCTCGCCCTGGCCGGCGACGTCGAGGTGATCTGGGCGACCCGGCGGCCGCCCCGGTTCCTGGCCGACGACATCGACGGCCGCGTCCTGTTCGACGTCGCCACCGCCCGCCGCCGCGCCCTCGACGAGGGTCGCACCGACACCGGGGGAGTGGCCGCGCTCGGCGACATCGTCGCCGTACCGCCGGTCCGCGCCGCCCGCGACGCGGGACTCCTCACCGCGCGGCCGATGTTCGCCCGTCTCACCGCCACCGGCGTCCAGTGGGCCGACGGCGGCCGCGCCGACGCGGACGCGGTCATCTGGTGCACCGGCTTCCGGCCGGCGCTCGCCCACCTCGCCCCTCTGGGCCTGCGCGGCCCGCGCGGCCGGATCGCGATCTCCGGCACCCGTGCCGTCGCCGAGCCCCGTCTGCACCTGCTCGGCTACGGCGACTGGACCGGCCCGGCGTCCGCCACGCTGATCGGTGCCGGGCGCCCCGCGCGGGACGCCGCCCGGGACATCGCGCGGCTGCTGAGCTGCTGA
- a CDS encoding metalloregulator ArsR/SmtB family transcription factor, with product MSNTRVLPLLDAPDRAAADGVVPCCPPLTERPMTAVEAEVAARMFKALGDPVRLRLFSAVASHEGSEACVCDISDVGVSQPTVSHHLKKLKEAGLLTSERRGTWVYYRVEPSVLAAMGKLLTLPAAAV from the coding sequence ATGTCGAATACGAGAGTGCTGCCGCTGCTGGATGCCCCCGACCGTGCGGCTGCCGACGGCGTGGTGCCGTGCTGCCCGCCGCTGACCGAGCGGCCGATGACCGCCGTGGAGGCGGAGGTGGCCGCGAGGATGTTCAAGGCGCTCGGCGACCCGGTGCGGCTGCGGCTGTTCTCCGCCGTGGCCTCCCACGAGGGCAGCGAGGCGTGCGTCTGCGACATCTCCGACGTCGGCGTGTCCCAGCCCACCGTGTCCCACCACCTGAAGAAGCTCAAGGAGGCCGGGCTGCTCACCTCCGAGCGGCGCGGCACCTGGGTCTACTACCGGGTCGAGCCGTCCGTGCTCGCCGCGATGGGCAAGCTGCTGACGCTGCCGGCCGCAGCGGTCTGA
- the arsB gene encoding ACR3 family arsenite efflux transporter has translation MTRRTAAYEPSKPSEPAAAGTATAAPPAGRDRASVVAKLSVLDRFLAVWILLAMALGLGLGRLVPGLDGALAAVEIGGISLPIALGLLIMMYPVLAKVRYDRLDTVTGDRRLMISSLVVNWLVGPAVMFALAWIFLPDLPEYRTGLIIVGLARCIAMVIIWNDLACGDREAAAVLVALNSVFQVLAFGVLGWFYLDFLPGRLGLGDGEHLDISVWKIAANVVVFLGVPLLAGFLTRRIGERRLGRETYESAFLPRIGPWALYGLLFTIVILFALQGRTITSQPLDVARIALPLLVYFALMWFGTFALGKVIGLGYDRTATLAFTAAGNNFELAIAVAIATFGVTSGQALSGVVGPLIEVPVLVALVYVSLAWRRSFTAARSTS, from the coding sequence GTGACCCGCCGCACCGCAGCGTACGAGCCCTCCAAACCTTCCGAACCCGCCGCAGCCGGGACGGCCACCGCCGCCCCGCCCGCCGGCCGCGACCGCGCCTCGGTCGTCGCGAAGCTCTCGGTCCTCGACCGCTTCCTCGCGGTCTGGATCCTCCTCGCGATGGCCCTCGGCCTCGGGCTGGGTCGCCTGGTGCCCGGACTGGACGGCGCCCTCGCCGCCGTCGAGATCGGCGGCATCTCGCTCCCGATCGCCCTCGGCCTGCTGATCATGATGTACCCGGTGCTGGCGAAGGTCCGCTACGACAGGCTGGACACGGTCACCGGCGACCGCAGGCTGATGATCTCCTCCCTGGTCGTCAACTGGCTGGTCGGCCCCGCCGTGATGTTCGCGCTGGCCTGGATCTTCCTGCCGGACCTGCCCGAGTACCGCACCGGCCTGATCATCGTCGGCCTGGCCCGCTGCATCGCCATGGTCATCATCTGGAACGACCTCGCCTGCGGCGACCGTGAGGCGGCCGCCGTCCTCGTCGCCCTCAACAGCGTCTTCCAGGTCCTGGCCTTCGGCGTGCTCGGCTGGTTCTACCTCGACTTCCTGCCCGGCCGGCTCGGTCTGGGCGACGGCGAGCACCTGGACATCTCCGTCTGGAAGATCGCGGCGAACGTGGTCGTCTTCCTCGGCGTCCCGCTGCTGGCCGGGTTCCTCACCCGCCGTATCGGCGAGCGGAGGCTGGGCCGGGAGACGTACGAGTCCGCCTTCCTGCCGAGGATCGGCCCGTGGGCGCTGTACGGCCTGCTCTTCACGATCGTCATCCTCTTCGCCCTGCAGGGGAGGACGATCACCTCCCAGCCGCTGGACGTGGCCCGCATCGCGCTCCCGCTGCTCGTCTACTTCGCGCTGATGTGGTTCGGCACCTTCGCGCTCGGCAAGGTCATCGGCCTCGGCTACGACCGCACCGCCACGCTCGCCTTCACCGCGGCCGGCAACAACTTCGAGCTGGCCATCGCGGTCGCCATCGCCACCTTCGGCGTCACCTCCGGCCAGGCCCTGTCCGGCGTGGTCGGCCCCCTGATCGAGGTCCCCGTCCTCGTGGCCCTGGTGTACGTCTCGCTGGCGTGGCGGCGCTCGTTCACGGCCGCGCGGTCCACCTCATGA
- a CDS encoding GNAT family N-acetyltransferase codes for MSAQAAGTLIVPLTADHAEQVLAIYQAGIDEGDATFETAAPGWEAFDAAKLPEHRFAAVDEHGGVLGWVAASRVSDRCAYAGVVEHSVYVHPAARGRGVASALLTALVESTERAGIWTIQSGVFPENTASLAVHARAGFRVIGTRERIGRHHGRWRDVVLLERRSPVIH; via the coding sequence GTGAGCGCACAGGCTGCGGGCACGCTCATCGTGCCGCTGACGGCGGACCACGCAGAGCAGGTGCTGGCCATCTACCAGGCGGGCATCGACGAGGGCGACGCCACGTTCGAGACCGCGGCTCCCGGCTGGGAGGCGTTCGACGCGGCGAAGCTGCCCGAGCACCGCTTCGCCGCCGTGGACGAACACGGCGGGGTGCTCGGCTGGGTGGCCGCGAGCCGCGTCTCCGACCGGTGCGCCTACGCCGGCGTGGTCGAGCACTCCGTGTACGTCCACCCGGCGGCCCGCGGCCGGGGCGTCGCCTCGGCGCTCCTCACGGCCCTGGTCGAGTCCACCGAACGGGCGGGGATCTGGACCATCCAGTCCGGCGTCTTCCCGGAGAACACGGCCAGCCTCGCCGTGCACGCGCGCGCCGGGTTCCGCGTCATCGGCACCCGCGAGCGCATCGGCCGCCACCACGGCCGCTGGCGTGACGTCGTACTCCTCGAACGCCGCAGCCCGGTGATCCACTGA